In one Lolium rigidum isolate FL_2022 chromosome 3, APGP_CSIRO_Lrig_0.1, whole genome shotgun sequence genomic region, the following are encoded:
- the LOC124699376 gene encoding uncharacterized protein LOC124699376 translates to MLYVLCIYFAPSSGHFINLGYSPIVSNVDLIKDMNWCDHVADVLIEGIREYRDSKAVNVNVHGCVHVLLLIYIDMVKSPILEVPGGYPRVLYVTTELLDLLDLSDLKSSSSGRPEYGKLQIADSPYGEEFVTTATPNGRPTRSIHGCSSTAHTNVDVQKVLFDGMHQIEAQYSTSRDKIHAEMYETYKQKIHKIDSERSSAISALHKKISSLHESAAASPHTMKTVRTTKSVAHEPLPTKSVADPSSHGTIKEVNTTPTAAPPICSTPPEVSCLLNKASQSHNSSLSSYQRYLSVPIIIPMTVQNIPMYIFQFLCRKHLLNLPMAASVHQKLQKDVLIFRKIY, encoded by the exons ATGTTGTACGTGCTCTGTATTTACTTTGCTCCATCTAGTGGCCACTTTATTAACCTTGGCTACTCACCCATCGTGAGCAACGTTGACCTCATCAAGGATATGAACTGGTGCGACCATGTAGCTGATGTTCTCATCGAAGGAATTCGGGAATATCGAGACTCGAAGGCAGTTAATGTCAATGTCCATGGATGTGTACATGTTCTGCTG CTCATTTATATTGATATGGTTAAGTCTCCAATATTGGAAGTTCCCGGAGGATACCCCCGTGTACTATATGTAACTACTGAGTTGCTAGACTTGTTAGATTTGTCTGATTTGAAGTCCAGCTCATCTGGTCGTCCAGAGTATGGCAAGCTACAG ATTGCTGATTCACCATATGGAGAAGAGTTTGTAACGACCGCCACACCAAATGGACGTCCCACCAGATCCATACATGGCTGCAGTAGTACTGCCCATACTAATGTGGATGTTCAAAAG GTTTTATTTGATGGAATGCACCAAATTGAAGCGCAATATTCAACATCAAGAGACAAGATCCATGCAGAAATGTACGAGACCTACAAACAGAAGATCCATAAGATTGATTCTGAAAGATCCTCAGCAATTTCTGCTCTCCATAAAAAAATATCTTCTTTACATGAATCTGCCGCAGCATCTCCACATACTATGAAGACAGTGAGAACAACTAAAAGTGTTGCTCACGAACCGCTCCCAACGAAAAGTGTAGCTGACCCTTCTTCACATGGAACAATTAAGGAGGTCAATACTACCCCCACAGCAGCTCCTCCAATTTGCAGCACACCTCCAGAAGTGTCATGTTTGCTGAACAAAGCATCACAGTCACATAACAGTTCCCTGTCGAGTTATCAGAGATACCTCAGCGTGCCAATAATAATTCCAATGACAGTTCAGAACATCCCTATGTACATATTCCAATTCCTTTGCAGGAAACATCTGTTGAACCTACCCATGGCTGCATCCGTTCACCAGAAGCTTCAGAAAGATGTATTGATCTTCAGAAAGATCTATTGA